The Verrucomicrobiia bacterium genome contains a region encoding:
- a CDS encoding NifU family protein → MKDSLHTRVQQILNEVQPMLGMHGGAIELVDVSSDNIVSLRFKGACVGCSAADVTLEYGLKEMLMIKCEEISDVIAVNDEPVTHDAPATPLQYVQR, encoded by the coding sequence ATGAAAGACAGCCTCCACACACGTGTTCAACAGATTCTCAACGAAGTGCAGCCCATGCTTGGGATGCACGGGGGAGCCATTGAACTTGTCGACGTTTCCAGTGACAACATTGTGTCCCTTCGCTTCAAGGGCGCTTGCGTTGGCTGCTCTGCCGCCGATGTCACCTTGGAATACGGCCTTAAGGAAATGCTCATGATCAAATGTGAGGAGATTTCCGATGTCATTGCCGTCAACGACGAGCCTGTCACCCACGACGCACCAGCCACCCCCCTCCAGTATGTTCAGCGTTAA
- a CDS encoding HD domain-containing protein has product MKESSANARNLHFLYQLGSLRHVQRSWRQYFGTDVATDLEHTLRVAFIGLMLSKMEGGANDEIILKMAIVHDLAESLTGDLTPVQKKYVEIDEERAIHDMFTGTSLEEYIEVLKVYLERDTIEAKIVKDADRLDVDLEIRELAARGHDMKLWEEKRKVIVDEFFTDSARQLWHSIQESDPASWRDVIEGLA; this is encoded by the coding sequence ATGAAGGAATCGTCCGCGAACGCGCGTAACTTACATTTTCTCTACCAACTGGGGAGCCTTCGCCATGTCCAACGTTCTTGGCGCCAGTATTTTGGTACCGATGTTGCCACGGACTTGGAACACACGCTCCGCGTAGCTTTCATCGGCCTTATGCTTTCCAAAATGGAAGGTGGGGCAAACGATGAGATCATCCTCAAGATGGCCATCGTCCATGATTTGGCAGAAAGCCTGACCGGCGACCTGACCCCCGTACAGAAAAAGTACGTAGAGATAGACGAGGAGCGGGCCATTCACGATATGTTTACCGGTACCTCGCTAGAGGAGTACATTGAGGTACTCAAGGTTTATCTGGAACGTGACACTATTGAGGCCAAAATTGTGAAGGACGCAGACCGCCTAGACGTCGACTTGGAGATTCGTGAACTGGCAGCCCGTGGCCACGACATGAAGCTGTGGGAAGAGAAGCGCAAAGTGATTGTTGACGAGTTCTTTACCGACTCCGCCCGCCAACTATGGCATTCCATTCAAGAAAGTGACCCTGCCAGCTGGCGCGATGTCATTGAAGGCCTGGCATGA
- the sufC gene encoding Fe-S cluster assembly ATPase SufC — protein sequence MFSVKNLSVTVEGNAILREFSLSTEKGSVHALMGPNGSGKSTLAHALAGHPSYEVTGGEALLGDVNILELSPSERAQAGVFLAFQYPAAIPGVSVSHFLRLAVQSLQKARGETPVGVAPFIRELRERMKLLGIPLSFAERSVNDGFSGGEKKRLEMLQMLMLKPKVVILDEIDSGLDIDAMKFVAEAVHTLRTEQPETTVLVITHYQRLLNYIKPDYVHIVKEGAVVRSGGPELAHQLEAHGYEGIVRERA from the coding sequence ATGTTCAGCGTTAAAAACCTTTCCGTTACCGTTGAGGGGAATGCCATTCTCCGTGAATTCTCCCTTTCTACTGAGAAGGGCAGCGTTCATGCGCTCATGGGGCCAAACGGCTCAGGGAAATCTACTCTCGCCCATGCCCTTGCCGGCCATCCCAGTTACGAAGTCACCGGGGGAGAGGCACTGCTTGGCGATGTAAATATCCTAGAACTTTCACCTTCCGAACGCGCGCAGGCGGGGGTCTTTTTAGCCTTTCAGTATCCCGCTGCCATACCTGGTGTATCGGTTTCCCACTTCTTGCGCCTTGCCGTTCAATCCCTCCAGAAAGCCCGTGGCGAAACCCCGGTGGGAGTGGCGCCTTTTATCCGGGAACTGCGTGAGCGCATGAAGCTCCTCGGCATCCCGCTCTCCTTTGCGGAGCGGAGCGTAAACGATGGGTTCTCAGGTGGCGAAAAGAAGCGCCTGGAGATGCTCCAAATGCTCATGCTGAAGCCCAAGGTGGTAATCCTCGATGAGATTGATTCCGGCTTGGATATTGATGCCATGAAGTTTGTGGCCGAAGCCGTGCACACCCTCCGCACTGAGCAACCGGAAACAACCGTCCTCGTTATTACGCACTACCAGCGCCTTTTGAACTACATCAAACCCGACTACGTCCACATTGTGAAAGAAGGCGCAGTGGTCCGGAGCGGTGGACCTGAACTTGCCCATCAATTAGAAGCACATGGATATGAAGGAATCGTCCGCGAACGCGCGTAA